A window from Nitrosopumilus adriaticus encodes these proteins:
- the aspS gene encoding aspartate--tRNA(Asn) ligase, translated as MIETELGNLRRSHYSDEITSSMDGTKVTIMGWVLTIRGHGNISFATIRDKNGEISVVAKKGDCPDEIRETISSLKSHSSIAVTGNVKSSEKAPSGYEIIPTELRVFSNVEKIPPFEPTAKTVKNIDTRLEVRPIDLRRTILQHIFKTRSLVLESIRDYFANQKFIEINTPKMIATATEGGAALFPIFYYNKEAFLAQSPQLYKEQLTMSFEKVFEIAPIFRAEPSRTNRHLAEAISIDLEEAFVDYNDVMNRIEEIIKISIETVNNYAKNNSGVEFDIPAIPDTIPRYSYDDLVDKMQKAGAKTEWGDDLYPSNLKKIGLEGFYFIKDWPLAPKPFYVKDSKSNPKVSESFDLMYGDLELSSGSTRIEKRDELSERMKNKGMKTDAFEYHLGAFDYGVPPHAGCGIGLERLIMALTGTENIRDVTFYPRDVDRLTP; from the coding sequence ATGATAGAAACTGAATTAGGAAATTTACGTAGATCTCATTATTCTGATGAAATTACCTCATCAATGGATGGCACAAAGGTTACCATTATGGGGTGGGTTTTGACTATACGTGGGCATGGAAATATCAGTTTTGCAACAATTCGTGACAAAAACGGAGAAATCTCAGTTGTTGCAAAAAAAGGAGATTGTCCAGACGAGATACGTGAAACAATTTCTTCTCTAAAATCACATTCTTCAATTGCTGTTACTGGAAATGTAAAATCCTCAGAAAAAGCACCCAGTGGATATGAGATAATTCCTACAGAGCTGAGAGTGTTTTCAAATGTTGAAAAAATTCCTCCCTTTGAGCCAACTGCAAAGACTGTCAAAAATATTGACACAAGACTGGAAGTAAGGCCAATTGATCTTAGACGAACAATACTGCAACACATTTTCAAGACAAGAAGTTTAGTTTTAGAATCTATCAGAGATTATTTTGCAAACCAAAAATTTATTGAAATTAATACTCCGAAAATGATTGCGACAGCTACCGAAGGAGGGGCCGCATTATTTCCAATTTTCTATTACAACAAAGAAGCATTTTTAGCTCAGAGTCCGCAATTGTACAAGGAGCAATTGACCATGAGTTTTGAAAAAGTATTTGAGATTGCTCCTATTTTTAGAGCAGAGCCTTCAAGAACAAATCGACATCTTGCAGAAGCTATCTCCATTGATTTGGAAGAAGCGTTTGTTGATTACAATGATGTGATGAATAGAATTGAAGAAATCATAAAAATTTCAATTGAAACTGTAAATAACTATGCCAAAAATAACTCGGGAGTAGAATTTGACATACCTGCAATCCCTGATACCATTCCAAGGTATTCTTATGATGATCTAGTTGATAAAATGCAAAAAGCTGGAGCAAAAACAGAATGGGGAGATGATCTTTATCCATCTAATTTGAAAAAAATTGGTCTTGAAGGATTTTATTTTATCAAAGATTGGCCTCTTGCACCAAAACCATTCTACGTTAAAGACAGTAAATCAAACCCTAAAGTTTCTGAATCTTTTGATTTGATGTATGGTGATTTAGAATTGTCATCAGGAAGTACAAGAATTGAAAAACGAGATGAGCTTTCTGAGAGAATGAAAAACAAGGGTATGAAAACAGATGCCTTTGAATACCATTTGGGTGCCTTTGACTATGGTGTTCCACCACACGCAGGTTGTGGAATAGGTCTTGAGCGACTAATTATGGCGCTCACAGGCACAGAAAATATTCGAGATGTAACATTTTATCCAAGAGATGTTGACAGACTAACACCGTAG